One Candidatus Methylomirabilota bacterium genomic window carries:
- a CDS encoding response regulator: protein MRPSPVKTGPGTSLPVNILVVDDVPAKLLAMEALLSELRENVVCVHSGADALRQLLEREFAVILLDVNMPDMDGFETAELIRQHPRLRRVPIIFMTAASDDTHALRGYSLGAVDYVLTPVVPDVLRTKVRVFVELFRMAAELRQQAEERVTLAREQAGRAAAEEAARRSALLADAGKHIARSLNLEATAKTVLDLLVPDLADSATLRLRRHGSDTVYARHRHRADAAGEASPPATRDAPAGVEATAAPSPAVLQAMDAAAATLGRQPIVDRAGGAESVRGVACPLFARGALLGVLAVVHAPAGGRVYDAASVALIEEMAGRAAIALDNCLLYREIEERDIRKEQFVAMLAHELRNPLGAITSAVAVMEMVGGDAGDRAREIIKRQLHGLAQLVEDLVDTTRITTGKIRLTRSPINLAESVTRCLRTIEIAGRTQGHHVAVDAQEAWIHADSARIDQVLANLIGNALKYTPAGGHITVRVRAVDDRAVCEVTDTGLGMSPEVLQRAFELFYQEERSSDRGRGGLGIGLTLVRQLVELHGGTVDATSDGEGRGSRFTIRLPLSVPGGPTETGPAAAPADSARWRILLVEDNGDARQMLQMLLILAGHEVDSAANGVTGLEQAIRNRPDVVVIDLGLPELDGYEVARRLRAEGAAVGLVALTGYGQPGDREKALAAGFDAHVVKPVDPAHLTDVIASVLLRRREPPRSETAGAGDLPVKDGRPLLGEGA from the coding sequence ATGCGCCCGTCGCCCGTGAAGACCGGCCCCGGGACCAGCTTGCCCGTCAACATCCTGGTCGTCGACGACGTGCCCGCCAAGCTCCTCGCCATGGAGGCCCTGCTCTCCGAGCTGCGCGAGAACGTGGTGTGCGTGCACTCGGGGGCCGACGCCCTCCGCCAGCTGCTCGAGCGGGAGTTCGCGGTGATCCTGCTCGACGTCAACATGCCGGACATGGACGGCTTCGAGACCGCGGAGCTGATCCGGCAGCACCCCCGCCTGCGCCGCGTGCCGATCATCTTCATGACCGCGGCCAGCGACGACACCCACGCCCTGCGCGGCTATTCGCTCGGCGCGGTTGACTACGTGCTGACCCCGGTGGTGCCCGACGTGCTGCGCACCAAGGTGCGCGTGTTCGTCGAGCTGTTCCGCATGGCCGCCGAGCTGCGGCAGCAGGCCGAGGAGCGGGTGACCCTCGCCCGCGAGCAGGCCGGTCGCGCCGCGGCCGAGGAGGCGGCGCGGCGCTCGGCCCTGCTGGCCGACGCGGGCAAGCACATCGCCCGCTCGCTCAATCTGGAGGCCACCGCGAAGACGGTCCTGGATCTGCTCGTGCCCGACCTCGCCGACTCCGCGACGCTGCGCCTGCGGCGACACGGCAGCGACACCGTCTACGCGCGCCACCGCCACCGGGCCGACGCGGCCGGCGAGGCGTCGCCCCCCGCGACGCGGGACGCCCCGGCCGGGGTCGAAGCCACGGCCGCGCCATCACCCGCCGTGCTCCAGGCGATGGACGCCGCCGCCGCCACGCTCGGCCGCCAGCCGATCGTCGACCGCGCGGGCGGCGCGGAGTCCGTTCGCGGGGTGGCGTGCCCGCTCTTCGCGCGAGGCGCGCTGCTGGGCGTGCTGGCGGTCGTGCATGCGCCGGCCGGCGGTCGCGTCTACGACGCCGCCTCGGTCGCCCTGATCGAGGAGATGGCGGGCCGCGCGGCCATCGCGCTGGACAACTGTCTCCTCTACCGCGAGATCGAGGAGCGCGACATCCGCAAGGAGCAGTTCGTCGCGATGCTCGCCCACGAGCTGCGCAACCCGCTGGGGGCGATCACCTCGGCGGTCGCGGTCATGGAGATGGTGGGCGGCGATGCGGGAGACCGGGCGCGCGAGATCATCAAGCGACAGCTCCACGGTCTGGCCCAGCTCGTCGAGGACCTGGTGGACACGACCCGGATCACCACCGGGAAGATCAGGCTCACCCGCTCGCCGATCAACCTGGCCGAGAGCGTGACCCGCTGTCTCCGGACGATCGAGATCGCCGGCCGCACACAGGGCCATCACGTCGCGGTGGACGCTCAGGAGGCCTGGATCCACGCGGACTCCGCGCGGATCGACCAGGTGCTCGCCAACCTGATCGGCAACGCGCTGAAGTACACGCCGGCCGGCGGGCACATCACCGTCCGGGTGCGCGCCGTCGACGACCGCGCGGTGTGCGAGGTCACCGATACCGGCCTCGGCATGTCCCCCGAGGTGCTCCAGCGGGCGTTCGAGCTCTTTTACCAGGAGGAGCGGTCGTCCGATCGCGGACGCGGCGGTCTCGGCATCGGCCTCACCCTCGTGCGCCAGCTGGTCGAGCTGCACGGCGGGACCGTGGACGCCACCAGTGACGGGGAGGGACGCGGCAGCCGGTTCACGATCCGGCTGCCCCTGAGCGTGCCGGGCGGCCCGACCGAGACCGGCCCGGCCGCGGCGCCCGCCGACAGCGCCCGCTGGCGCATCCTGCTGGTGGAGGACAACGGCGACGCCCGGCAGATGCTCCAGATGCTGCTCATCCTGGCCGGGCACGAGGTCGACTCCGCGGCCAACGGCGTCACCGGTCTGGAGCAGGCGATCCGCAACCGGCCCGACGTCGTGGTGATCGATCTGGGACTGCCCGAGCTCGACGGCTACGAGGTCGCGCGCCGGCTGCGCGCCGAAGGGGCGGCCGTCGGCCTCGTCGCCCTGACCGGATACGGCCAGCCCGGTGACCGCGAGAAGGCGCTCGCCGCCGGCTTCGACGCCCACGTGGTCAAGCCGGTCGACCCCGCTCACCTCACCGACGTGATCGCCTCGGTGCTCCTGAGGCGGCGCGAGCCGCCGCGGAGCGAGACCGCCGGCGCGGGCGACCTACCGGTGAAAGACGGGCGCCCGCTTCTCGGCGAAGGCGCGTAG
- a CDS encoding enoyl-CoA hydratase/isomerase family protein yields the protein MDLTTVTYTSGDGIARIVLNRPAQLNAISPALLGDLDRVCATIEDDPAVRAATLTAAGRAFCAGADLRAVRETVGDPERWSAFMSLWHRVFDRIEALPVPLVAGVHGLALAGGLELLLVADLVVMDETARLGDQHANFGLIAGGGGSQRLPRLIGARRAKELMLLGGWVEAPQALAWGLVNRVATAGQLEEAVLALARELAGKSVAASRVAKRLVDQGLDLTLPEGLALERRLAAEHMRGADPAEGLRAFAEKRAPVFHR from the coding sequence GTCCTGAACCGGCCCGCGCAGCTGAACGCCATCTCACCCGCGCTGCTCGGAGACCTCGATCGCGTGTGCGCCACCATCGAGGATGACCCGGCGGTGCGCGCGGCCACGCTGACCGCGGCGGGGCGCGCCTTCTGCGCCGGCGCCGATCTCCGCGCGGTGCGCGAGACGGTCGGCGATCCTGAGCGCTGGAGCGCGTTCATGAGCCTCTGGCATCGCGTGTTCGACCGGATCGAGGCGCTGCCGGTGCCGCTGGTGGCGGGGGTGCACGGTCTGGCCCTGGCCGGAGGCCTCGAGCTGCTGCTCGTCGCCGACCTGGTCGTCATGGACGAGACGGCGCGGCTCGGCGACCAGCACGCCAACTTCGGCCTGATCGCGGGCGGCGGCGGGAGCCAGCGGCTGCCTCGGCTGATCGGCGCTCGGCGCGCCAAGGAGCTGATGCTGCTGGGCGGGTGGGTGGAGGCGCCGCAAGCCCTGGCCTGGGGGCTCGTCAACCGCGTGGCGACGGCCGGTCAGCTCGAGGAGGCCGTGCTGGCCCTCGCGCGCGAGCTGGCCGGCAAGAGCGTCGCAGCCAGCCGCGTCGCCAAGCGGCTCGTGGACCAGGGGCTCGACCTCACGCTCCCGGAAGGCCTCGCGCTGGAGCGGCGCCTGGCCGCCGAGCACATGCGCGGCGCCGACCCCGCCGAGGGACTACGCGCCTTCGCCGAGAAGCGGGCGCCCGTCTTTCACCGGTAG